The sequence below is a genomic window from Streptosporangium lutulentum.
ACCCCGCTTTCCAGTCCGACTCGAAAGCGACCCCCCAGTAGCGACGGGTGAAGGCGGGATCGGTCAACGCCTGCCAGAGCCGCTCGGGCGTGGTGTTGATGTAGGTCGTGTGGACGAACTCGTTGTCGCCCATCGGTTTCCGCTCCAATGCTCTCTTCAGGTCCGCGAGCACGTGCACGCGTTCGCGGTCGTACCGGCCGATCCAGCGCTCGGCGATGGCGTTGATCGGCGCCGCGTTGAGGTAGTGCAACTTCTCCCTGCCATGCCGCGCCGTGGTCACCAGTTCCGCCGCCTCCAACACCGCCAGATGCTTGCTGACGGACTGCCGGGCCATGTCCAGCACCGCGCACAGCTCGCGCAGGCTCTGCCCGTTGCGGGCGTTCAAACTGTCGAGTAGCCGTCGGCGGCTGACATCGGCCAGCGCCTTGAACACCTCGTCCATCTCATGCCACCTCAAACATGCAGCCGTTTGGCTGCGTGAGAAATATAGGCAGCCAATCGGCTGCACGTCAATGATCCCAGCGGGCCGCCCCGCGGATTCCCTTCAGCGCCCGTGATCCCCGGCGTCCCGTTCGTCCCCATGCCTCGACCACGCCCGCGCCCCATACCTCTTTCCAGGAAAAATGTTTCTTCTTACGATCAATTAGTGGTCCATCCCCCAGCACAACCTCGCCGACATTGTCCTGCGGTATCCGCCGCCCGCGGGGCCCGTCATCCCACTGATCGCCGGATCGCACCGATTCTTCAGCCCCACCGTGCCGGTCGCCGACGGCAGGCGGGCCTCGATCGTGACCACGCCCCTGGTCATCGCGACGCCCGAACCGATGGCCGAGGCCACCGACGGATCCGCCTATGACTTCTCGCGAGCCGACGCGATTGATCAGGTTTTTACCGATGCCATTTCCAATTTTTAACTGCCGCGAACTCTGACGACACTTCATTCGTCGGATAGATACCGACACGTCCAGGAGGCCGGATTGTCCCCACAGCCGCAGCGACGCAGGAATTACGCTCCGTTCATCATCGCGGTCATTCTCGCCGGGGCTCTGATCGTCGGCCTGCGGACGCTCTTCTCCGTGGGCCCGGAAGGGGAACCGGCCAGGGTTCAGGGCTCCGAGCAGGTCAAGGCGTGCGACGGCGACGGGATCACCCTGACCGTGGCCGTGTCGTCGGAGAAGGCGGAGCTGCTGCGGAGCATCGCCTCCGGCTACAACGGCAGGAAGGTCGGCGGGCGCTGCGCCGACGTGATC
It includes:
- a CDS encoding ArsR/SmtB family transcription factor, with amino-acid sequence MDEVFKALADVSRRRLLDSLNARNGQSLRELCAVLDMARQSVSKHLAVLEAAELVTTARHGREKLHYLNAAPINAIAERWIGRYDRERVHVLADLKRALERKPMGDNEFVHTTYINTTPERLWQALTDPAFTRRYWGVAFESDWKAGSTMTWEQGGVKVADPDQVVLESEPFRRLSYSWHTFTPELAEVSEVSQEIFSTWSGERRSKVTFEIEPLGRLVKLTVVHGDFDPGSTLLEGVSGGWPHILSGLKTLLETGETLPDPDSEPAAQGA